The following proteins are co-located in the Deinococcus metallilatus genome:
- a CDS encoding IS5 family transposase (programmed frameshift) has translation MGRTDLTEQQWAILAPLLPKNPKKGHAYKDHKPVLNGIIWRQKTGATWRDIPERYGSWKTCHDRFTRWSRSGVWAEILAALHLKADAEGKIDWEGAAADSTHVKAHRAAVGARKEPAKLGKKGALEDEWLGISRGGRTTKIHVLMDGKCRPLSVLISAGQASDPTYLVPLLEAVRVGRPGPGRPRKRPPTLRMDRAYGARKYRRALRARKIRCVCPERQDARKARLRKGKRGGRPPKFDAEAYKGRQVVERGINRLKDFRAIATRYEKRGHQFLAGVHLACILLWL, from the exons ATGGGACGGACGGATTTGACGGAGCAGCAGTGGGCCATTCTGGCCCCACTGCTCCCCAAAAACCCCAAGAAGGGACACGCCTACAAGGACCATAAGCCGGTGCTGAACGGCATTATCTGGCGTCAGAAGACCGGGGCAACGTGGCGAGACATTCCCGAGCGGTATGGGTCGTGGAAGACGTGTCATGACCGCTTCACCCGCTGGTCGCGCAGCGGGGTCTGGGCCGAGATTCTGGCCGCCCTGCACCTGAAAGCGGATGCTGAGGGAAAGATTGATTGGGAAGGCGCGGCGGCGGACAGCACGCACGTCAAAGCCCACCGCGCTGCGGTGGGCGCACGAAAAGAGCCAGCCAAGCTGG GAAAAAAGGGGGCGCTCGAAGACGAGTGGCTCGGGATCAGTCGTGGGGGACGCACCACCAAAATCCACGTCCTGATGGATGGGAAGTGTCGGCCCCTCAGTGTGCTGATCTCTGCTGGGCAGGCGAGCGACCCGACCTACCTCGTGCCGCTTCTGGAGGCCGTGCGGGTGGGGCGTCCCGGTCCGGGACGCCCGCGCAAGCGTCCCCCGACCCTTCGGATGGATCGGGCGTATGGGGCGAGGAAATACCGGCGTGCTTTGCGGGCACGCAAGATCAGGTGTGTCTGTCCCGAGCGCCAGGATGCGCGCAAGGCCCGGCTGCGGAAGGGCAAGCGGGGGGGACGCCCCCCAAAATTTGACGCAGAAGCCTACAAAGGCCGCCAGGTCGTCGAACGGGGGATCAATCGCCTCAAGGATTTTCGGGCGATTGCCACCCGGTACGAGAAGCGTGGACACCAGTTTTTAGCCGGTGTCCACCTCGCTTGCATCCTTCTTTGGCTTTGA
- a CDS encoding outer membrane lipoprotein carrier protein LolA, whose protein sequence is MSGVSCAGAQTVQDILNRVDAAQKAAKDVTFRLQGSATLESTPQKIDLTVKSIPAQGVARLQFAAPDALADNVVVADRNEVRQYLFLTNQITVTPTRKAADSAGFGGLDFTQLSNAATLLNQYNVKLLGTTTVSGKKVYQLEAAAKNANTTDRARVWITEAGWRPTRVQLVGGDNKVLADLNVTNYRVNSGLTVTGLRALPKDAQVIRQ, encoded by the coding sequence ATGTCAGGCGTGTCCTGTGCGGGCGCGCAGACCGTGCAGGATATCCTGAACCGGGTCGACGCCGCTCAGAAGGCCGCGAAGGACGTGACCTTCCGCCTGCAAGGCAGCGCCACCCTCGAATCCACCCCCCAGAAGATCGACCTGACCGTCAAGAGCATTCCCGCGCAGGGCGTCGCCCGCCTGCAATTCGCCGCGCCCGACGCGCTGGCCGACAACGTGGTCGTGGCCGACCGCAACGAGGTGCGCCAGTACCTCTTCCTGACGAACCAGATCACCGTCACGCCGACCAGGAAGGCGGCCGACAGCGCGGGCTTCGGCGGCCTGGACTTCACGCAGCTCAGCAACGCCGCGACCCTGCTGAACCAGTACAACGTGAAGCTGCTGGGCACCACCACCGTTTCCGGCAAGAAGGTCTACCAGTTGGAGGCGGCGGCCAAGAACGCGAACACCACTGACCGTGCCCGGGTCTGGATCACCGAGGCGGGCTGGCGGCCCACCCGCGTCCAACTGGTCGGCGGTGACAACAAGGTGCTGGCCGATCTGAACGTCACGAACTACAGGGTGAACAGCGGCCTGACCGTCACCGGCCTCCGGGCGCTGCCCAAGGACGCCCAGGTCATCCGCCAGTAG
- a CDS encoding LysM peptidoglycan-binding domain-containing M23 family metallopeptidase: MRFRHPKRPALLLAAALLLGAAGAYTVKPGDTLFSIARAHGTTVEELTRLNHLTGAAIEVGQTLWLPGEVPPTPAPAAQASDPPALPQPVPAGTSQIAGVTVTAPARLRMGDAFVLRLSGPRAGQATVRFPSEVGEDVRLPNEKLTPIGAAGEYVVLGRVVLGKTTPVVYEVSVGDDLVRGSIPVADLGQTVQHLNLPPSISGKLEDPGRKAEDAAVEKAYALRTPQVWTRPFQPAVNVKAQSSAFGQPRTYVAGGPVLYHYGTDYPAPVGTAVLAVNDGTVVLAGKYPVRGGLVVIDHGAGLTSLYFHQSKVLVKPGQKVTRGQKIGEVGTTGLSAGPHLHLEMRVRGEGTNPAGWMNRIWPR; encoded by the coding sequence ATGAGGTTCCGCCACCCCAAGCGCCCCGCCTTGCTGCTCGCCGCCGCGCTCCTGCTGGGGGCAGCGGGAGCGTATACCGTGAAACCGGGAGACACCCTCTTCAGCATCGCGCGGGCACACGGCACCACGGTCGAGGAACTCACGCGCCTGAATCACCTCACGGGCGCGGCCATCGAGGTCGGGCAGACCCTCTGGCTGCCTGGTGAGGTCCCGCCGACACCTGCACCCGCTGCCCAGGCGTCCGATCCCCCGGCGCTGCCGCAGCCCGTTCCGGCCGGGACCTCGCAGATTGCGGGCGTGACCGTCACGGCTCCGGCCCGCCTGCGGATGGGAGACGCCTTCGTGCTGCGCCTCAGCGGGCCGCGGGCCGGGCAGGCCACCGTGCGCTTTCCCAGCGAGGTCGGGGAGGATGTGCGCCTCCCGAACGAGAAACTCACGCCGATTGGGGCGGCGGGCGAGTACGTGGTGCTGGGGCGGGTGGTGCTGGGCAAGACCACGCCCGTCGTGTACGAGGTCAGCGTGGGCGACGATCTGGTGCGCGGCAGTATCCCGGTGGCGGACCTGGGGCAGACGGTGCAGCACCTCAACCTCCCGCCCAGCATCAGCGGCAAGCTCGAAGACCCCGGGCGCAAGGCCGAGGACGCCGCCGTCGAGAAGGCCTACGCCCTGCGGACCCCCCAGGTCTGGACCCGGCCCTTCCAGCCCGCCGTGAATGTCAAGGCCCAGAGCAGCGCCTTCGGCCAGCCGCGCACCTATGTGGCGGGCGGCCCGGTCCTGTACCACTACGGCACCGATTATCCCGCCCCCGTCGGTACCGCCGTGCTGGCCGTGAATGACGGTACGGTGGTGCTGGCGGGCAAGTATCCGGTGCGCGGCGGCCTGGTCGTGATCGACCACGGCGCGGGCCTGACCAGCCTGTACTTTCACCAGAGCAAGGTCCTGGTGAAGCCCGGCCAGAAAGTCACGCGCGGCCAGAAGATCGGTGAGGTGGGCACGACCGGCCTGAGCGCCGGGCCACACCTGCACCTCGAAATGCGCGTGCGCGGCGAGGGCACCAATCCGGCCGGGTGGATGAACCGCATCTGGCCCCGGTAA
- a CDS encoding C40 family peptidase — MATALCSSSALAAAYTVKAGDTLYQVALTHNLEPAELMRLNGLSSSTLEVGQKLNVGDAAQAPASQTPASQAPATQTPATRPAATAPRAAASRPAAARPAPRTAAAPAKAKAARPAQASAAPQKGQAFVRTAATRFLGIRYAHGGAGGGGLDCSGFTMRVFQQLGINLPHSAAAQWRAGSAVNSRNLQPGDLVFFNTTGTVASHVGIYVGGGMMANANSFYGRTMIEPLFSNPYWASRFVGARRVLS, encoded by the coding sequence ATGGCGACCGCGTTGTGCAGCAGTAGCGCCCTCGCCGCTGCCTACACGGTCAAGGCCGGTGACACGCTCTATCAGGTGGCCCTGACCCACAACCTGGAACCGGCTGAACTGATGCGGCTGAACGGACTGAGCAGCAGCACGCTGGAAGTCGGTCAGAAGCTCAACGTGGGGGACGCGGCCCAAGCTCCGGCGTCCCAGACTCCGGCATCCCAGGCTCCGGCCACCCAGACTCCCGCGACCCGTCCGGCGGCCACGGCTCCACGGGCGGCGGCGAGCCGTCCGGCAGCGGCGCGGCCTGCTCCGCGCACGGCGGCAGCTCCGGCAAAGGCGAAGGCGGCGCGTCCCGCGCAGGCCAGCGCCGCGCCCCAGAAAGGCCAGGCCTTCGTCCGCACGGCAGCGACCCGCTTCCTGGGGATCCGCTACGCGCACGGCGGTGCGGGCGGCGGCGGTCTGGACTGCTCGGGCTTCACGATGCGGGTGTTCCAGCAGTTGGGGATCAACCTCCCGCACAGCGCCGCCGCCCAGTGGCGCGCGGGCTCCGCAGTCAACAGCCGGAACCTGCAACCCGGTGACCTGGTGTTCTTCAACACCACGGGGACCGTCGCCAGCCACGTCGGTATCTATGTCGGGGGCGGCATGATGGCCAACGCGAACAGCTTCTACGGCCGCACGATGATCGAGCCGCTGTTCAGCAACCCCTACTGGGCCAGCCGCTTCGTCGGTGCCCGCCGCGTTCTGAGCTGA
- the dtd gene encoding D-aminoacyl-tRNA deacylase, protein MRAVLQRVTRATCTVEGRVTGQTGPGFLILLGVAPEDTPEIAHRLAAKIVKLRVFNDEAGKMNLSVQDIGGGILSVSQFTLYADTRRGNRPGFSGAAAPDHARALYAEFNAALRACGLPVGEGVFGAHMTLDLTNDGPVTLILDTAEG, encoded by the coding sequence GTGCGCGCCGTTCTTCAGCGGGTCACGCGCGCCACCTGCACCGTGGAGGGCCGCGTGACGGGCCAGACCGGCCCCGGCTTCCTGATCCTGCTGGGGGTGGCGCCGGAGGACACGCCCGAGATCGCCCACCGGCTCGCCGCGAAGATCGTCAAACTGCGGGTGTTTAACGACGAGGCCGGGAAGATGAACCTCAGCGTGCAGGACATCGGCGGGGGCATCCTGAGCGTCAGCCAGTTCACCCTGTATGCCGATACGCGCCGGGGCAACCGTCCGGGCTTCAGCGGGGCCGCCGCGCCCGACCACGCCCGCGCCCTGTACGCCGAATTCAACGCGGCCCTGCGCGCCTGCGGCCTTCCGGTGGGGGAGGGCGTCTTCGGGGCGCATATGACCCTGGACCTGACCAATGACGGCCCGGTGACGCTGATCCTCGACACGGCGGAAGGCTGA
- a CDS encoding uracil-DNA glycosylase: MTTVNVAALQALELEAKGCTACKLRPGCTQVVVADGDPAAPLLIVGEGPGGDEDRLGRPFVGRAGQLLDRILAAVNLTRQDAYFTNIVKCRPPGNRAPEPDETAICTDLWLERQLALLRPRVILSLGNTPTQYLLGIRQGITRTRGTWYPYRHADGQGGTYQALLMPMFHPAYLLRNDTRAPGGPKSLTWRDIREAAAVLRGEKEPEGLVPAAPSPAGGQPTLF, translated from the coding sequence ATGACGACGGTGAACGTGGCAGCCCTCCAGGCCCTGGAACTGGAGGCGAAGGGTTGCACCGCCTGCAAGCTCCGCCCCGGCTGCACGCAGGTGGTGGTGGCGGACGGCGACCCGGCCGCGCCGCTGCTGATCGTCGGTGAAGGCCCGGGCGGCGACGAGGACCGGCTGGGCCGCCCCTTCGTGGGCCGGGCGGGGCAACTGCTCGACCGGATTCTGGCCGCCGTCAATCTCACCCGGCAGGACGCCTACTTCACCAACATCGTCAAGTGTCGCCCGCCCGGCAACCGCGCCCCGGAACCCGACGAGACGGCCATCTGCACGGACCTCTGGCTGGAGAGGCAGCTCGCGCTGCTGCGCCCGCGCGTGATCCTCAGCCTGGGCAACACGCCCACCCAGTACCTGCTGGGCATCCGCCAGGGCATCACCCGCACGCGCGGCACCTGGTATCCCTACCGCCACGCGGACGGCCAGGGCGGGACCTACCAGGCCCTCCTGATGCCGATGTTCCACCCCGCCTACCTGCTCCGCAACGACACCCGCGCCCCCGGTGGCCCCAAGAGCCTCACCTGGCGCGATATCCGTGAGGCGGCCGCCGTCCTGCGAGGAGAGAAGGAACCGGAGGGGCTGGTGCCCGCCGCGCCGTCTCCGGCAGGGGGGCAGCCGACGCTGTTTTGA
- a CDS encoding LEA type 2 family protein: MKKLLLAPLFALGLGACAPTQSVVQVPTFEVQSVRLTGLSLPSGPNPATASITLRLRVGNPNPVPVRLANIGGQLILDGQNVGSVNLPNVNLPARGEAEQLANLSLPVTLQTAGAFLRVARGQQVAYRVDGTFTADLGVLGHPTFGPFTFTQGVWQQPAILPF; the protein is encoded by the coding sequence ATGAAGAAGCTGCTGCTGGCTCCCCTGTTCGCGCTCGGGCTGGGGGCATGTGCGCCCACGCAGTCGGTCGTGCAGGTGCCGACCTTCGAGGTCCAGAGCGTGCGCCTGACAGGCCTGTCCCTGCCCAGCGGCCCGAACCCCGCGACGGCGAGCATCACCCTGCGGCTGCGGGTCGGGAACCCCAATCCCGTCCCGGTGCGGCTCGCCAACATCGGCGGCCAGCTCATCCTCGACGGGCAGAACGTGGGCAGCGTGAACCTGCCCAACGTGAACCTGCCCGCGCGGGGCGAGGCCGAACAGCTCGCCAACCTCAGCCTGCCCGTCACCCTCCAGACCGCCGGGGCGTTCCTGAGGGTCGCGCGTGGGCAGCAGGTGGCCTACCGCGTGGACGGCACCTTCACCGCCGACCTGGGCGTGCTGGGCCACCCCACCTTCGGGCCATTCACGTTCACCCAGGGTGTGTGGCAGCAACCGGCCATCCTGCCGTTCTGA
- a CDS encoding DUF1844 domain-containing protein, with the protein MPNPEFVGFVNSLQATAEAALGDLNAATASAARDGLLEEGRARKVAERSLKLLTMLAEKTRGNLDFTEAELLTDAIGSLRARLGN; encoded by the coding sequence ATGCCCAACCCCGAATTCGTCGGATTCGTGAACAGCCTGCAAGCCACCGCCGAGGCAGCCCTGGGCGACCTGAATGCCGCCACCGCCAGCGCGGCGCGTGACGGACTGCTGGAGGAAGGCCGGGCGAGGAAGGTGGCCGAGCGTTCCCTGAAACTGCTGACCATGCTGGCCGAGAAGACGCGCGGCAACCTGGATTTCACCGAGGCAGAACTGCTGACGGACGCCATCGGGAGCCTGCGCGCCCGGCTGGGCAACTGA
- a CDS encoding amidase: MTFPDLPDPQRAWAYLPASPLSGAAEGPLVGLTFSVKDLYGVPGWPLRASTRAPVPDPGESMLVRRLLDLGASAVGKTHLHEVALGITGMNGFGGTTHPFDPERVPGGSSSGAAVSVALWQVDFALGTDTGGSIRVPAAWCGVVGYKPTKGHPAWSTEGVLPLSWTCDHAGPLARDMRTIVQVQEALTGQTVAPQDWAGVKVGLWLPEGWVDDTVREALRLYAARLAGLGATVEAVPFPEVLDAYSPIVLSEAAQVHSEALKETEPGFLPFTHASLRQGQALTEEEVRAAFAHRAGYRAQLDDLLSRFDVLLAPAVPTPPPLVGQEEVEVGEGRLPLRRAVLRLTAPFSLLGAPTVALPSTAPFVGVQLVGRHGEDDRLLGLALALEG, encoded by the coding sequence ATGACCTTCCCCGACCTCCCCGACCCCCAGCGTGCCTGGGCCTACCTTCCGGCCTCTCCCCTGTCCGGCGCGGCGGAGGGGCCACTCGTGGGCCTGACCTTCAGCGTCAAGGACCTCTACGGCGTGCCGGGATGGCCGCTGCGGGCGAGCACCCGCGCCCCCGTCCCCGACCCCGGCGAGAGCATGCTGGTACGGCGACTGCTGGACCTGGGCGCGAGCGCCGTCGGCAAGACGCACCTGCACGAGGTCGCGCTGGGCATCACCGGGATGAACGGCTTCGGGGGGACCACACATCCCTTCGACCCGGAGCGCGTCCCGGGCGGGAGCAGCAGCGGCGCGGCGGTGAGCGTCGCGCTGTGGCAGGTGGACTTCGCCCTGGGCACGGACACTGGCGGCAGCATCCGCGTTCCGGCGGCCTGGTGCGGCGTGGTGGGCTACAAGCCGACCAAGGGGCATCCGGCCTGGAGCACCGAGGGCGTGCTGCCGCTGTCATGGACGTGCGACCACGCGGGACCCCTCGCGCGGGACATGCGGACCATCGTGCAGGTGCAGGAGGCGCTGACCGGGCAGACTGTGGCGCCGCAGGACTGGGCGGGGGTGAAGGTCGGCCTGTGGCTCCCCGAGGGCTGGGTGGACGACACGGTGCGGGAGGCGCTGCGACTCTACGCCGCCCGGCTGGCGGGCCTGGGAGCGACCGTGGAGGCTGTCCCCTTCCCCGAAGTCCTCGACGCCTACTCGCCCATCGTGCTGAGCGAGGCGGCGCAGGTTCACTCGGAGGCGCTCAAAGAAACCGAACCCGGTTTCCTCCCCTTCACCCACGCCTCGCTGCGGCAGGGGCAGGCGCTGACGGAAGAGGAGGTGCGGGCCGCCTTTGCCCACCGCGCCGGATACCGCGCCCAACTGGATGACCTGCTGTCGCGCTTCGACGTGCTGCTCGCCCCCGCCGTGCCCACCCCCCCGCCGCTGGTCGGGCAGGAGGAGGTGGAGGTGGGGGAAGGCCGCCTGCCCCTGCGCCGCGCCGTGCTGCGCCTGACCGCGCCCTTCAGTCTGCTGGGGGCACCGACCGTCGCACTTCCCTCCACCGCCCCGTTCGTGGGCGTGCAACTGGTCGGGCGGCACGGCGAGGATGACCGGTTGCTGGGCCTCGCCCTGGCCCTGGAGGGTTAA